The Petrotoga miotherma DSM 10691 genomic sequence TTAATAAATTCTCTATGATCAAAGGGAAAGCCCTTTCATCAGAAAATTTATTGAACATCATCTTAAGGTTTTCCACTATTTCATGACACTTCAAATCAGACAAAAGTTCAGCTAGATACAACAAAACAGTATCGTCTTGAAGGTTGAGATTGAATCTTCGTTTGAACTCTTGTAAAAGGTATTCTTTTCCTTCGGGTGCCATGACGCTCAATGCATCTCGCGCCAATTCTCGAACTTCGTAATCTTCGTCATCTAATAGCTCTATTAAATTAGGAATAGCTTGAAGCCCTTTTTCATCTACTATCTTTTTTATCAGATCTTCACGACTGTACATCTTTTACACATCCTTTTCAATAGACAATGTTTCCGTACATTTCTTTTATTTCTTCTAATCTTTCATTTTCTGATAATTTTACGATTGTTGAAGTAGTTTCTTCGTTCAACGATTTTACTATTTTAAAATGTTCAGTGGCGAAATTTGCAACTTGTGGCATATGAGTAATTACAATAATTTGTTTATCTTTTGATAATTCGTTTAGTTTATTTCCTACAACATCTGCCATTCTTGGGCCAACTCCGGAATCAATCTCGTCAAAAACCATAGTATCAATTGCATGATTTTTCCCTAGTACAACCTCAACTGACAATATTATTCTAGATAATTCCCCACCGGAAGCTATTTCGGATAAAGGCATAAAATCACTCTTTGGATTTGTTTTTAATAAAAAGGTAATCCTATGTGCGGACTCTTTTTTTGGTTCTTTTAGTTTTTCTATCTTCCAATCTATCTTACTATTTTCCATATTAAGATCCTTCAGATTGTTTTCAATGTTTGATTTTAAATCGTTGAGAAAAGGAGAAACCTTCCCTATTATTTTATCACTGAGTTCTAATAATTCCTCTTTCAATTTATATAATCTTGGTTCTAATTCGTGAAAATCGTTTTTGATCTCGTCTAACTCACTTTTTTGAATTTTGAACTTGTTGAGATTTTTCAAAACATCATCAAGAGAAGGTCCATATTTCCTTTTTAACTCGATAATTTTATTCAGTCTCTCACTGACTCTTTCTAATTCTTCTGGATCACTCTCTAATTCAGACAATCTATTTTCTAAAAGCGTGTATAATTCAGTTATCTGTTCCTGAATAGAGGAAGCTAAAGAATGTTCTTCAGTGAATCCAAAATCATTTAGCTTAGACAAATTGTAAACTATATAACCAATTTCCTCATCAATACTTTGTTCATCTCTATCTTTTAGTATGTTTAAAGACTCCACCAATCGTTCCCTGATTTCTTCTATATTGTTTAGAGTTTTAAATCTAGCAGAAAGTTCATCATC encodes the following:
- a CDS encoding HEAT repeat domain-containing protein, whose protein sequence is MYSREDLIKKIVDEKGLQAIPNLIELLDDEDYEVRELARDALSVMAPEGKEYLLQEFKRRFNLNLQDDTVLLYLAELLSDLKCHEIVENLKMMFNKFSDERAFPLIIENLLKITKDESYLDILKTYIDSDEGEIEEISVMAITELPSRKTLDILLEKYYKTTNNSLKVLILDSITKILTKNFDLVPYLQERDPEISEKLELHLKRS
- a CDS encoding DNA repair protein RecN gives rise to the protein MLLSLSIKNFGLFKSANVDFSDNFCTITGESGTGKSMFLNALNLFLIGNVPQNLKTSEGSVSAYFTVNEFIKEMLREYVPFDGDDLILAVNFTPKKTLFRVNDTIVPKNVVQDISKYLLEIHSQDSNIALRDENYQNSLIFKILRDKFPDYFSDYDKGYQEYLNLKRKLENLPTNKTEIFRNIDILNYQIQEIEEANLRPLEDDELSARFKTLNNIEEIRERLVESLNILKDRDEQSIDEEIGYIVYNLSKLNDFGFTEEHSLASSIQEQITELYTLLENRLSELESDPEELERVSERLNKIIELKRKYGPSLDDVLKNLNKFKIQKSELDEIKNDFHELEPRLYKLKEELLELSDKIIGKVSPFLNDLKSNIENNLKDLNMENSKIDWKIEKLKEPKKESAHRITFLLKTNPKSDFMPLSEIASGGELSRIILSVEVVLGKNHAIDTMVFDEIDSGVGPRMADVVGNKLNELSKDKQIIVITHMPQVANFATEHFKIVKSLNEETTSTIVKLSENERLEEIKEMYGNIVY